In a genomic window of Drosophila takahashii strain IR98-3 E-12201 chromosome 3L, DtakHiC1v2, whole genome shotgun sequence:
- the Gug gene encoding arginine-glutamic acid dipeptide repeats protein isoform X15: MAASTQGEIRVGPGHQVNDVYAKLPDYNPISSFPIDKETDERELEESRWSPGVVADGDLLMFLRAARSMAAFQGMCDGGLEDGCLAASRDDTTINALDVLHDSGYDPGKALQALVKCPVSKGIDKKWTEDETKKFIKGLRQFGKNFFRIHKDLLPHKDTPELVEFYYLWKKTPGANNNRPHRRRRQSALRRNRVTRANNSNSNTPPKKEDTPEPQTATTAATATATASAASETASRSSPAVSKEENSSLTEDDASECDSDSSLTHKRDESPSRMRTRNKQQNSNSSNQNSSNTTSSSSSSGGGSNNAASGNATSIGSGSSGGGAAGGNSSSSKDQSANANAVANGKRPKRGSETPDVAGGGASVDSPKTPTKAVAESSANKRKGGKQDTPNKKKRTEQEERSSEPASAQEEPNAVKEKSRKRPDSPVESMNSDSRPDSVLDDGESNTTDTTTAEQQSTKDSKETTVSCKEERDMITNSDLEAKAEEAKAFKAEALAAEDSKDSAIKNMDEETNIQAPSSLDASSVEGPPVVNPVAPPITMKVPTIATVEALNASVDRKEAIEKMESCDSDPEMLKKLATIKQEVSPQQQHQQQQQSQQQQLQQQLAPMGIQPPPISAPSESIYIKKEPMEDSMDATCNQNSNEPQDLKVKIEIKNEDALKHSAGGGLPPTGPGAPHPLSGAPVESNQEPLHLQHLPPQPPPGYLIDGQLKYGPPGQGVPPQPPQLHSDAAGGAPPGAAPTTPQKYPPELEMKFAPQDLKYPPPPPLDALKYSQEMQAAAAAAAAAGKYDMKYMMEQQGKYPVELSAAHQPPSKPGYQDSLKIPDVKAGFGHLPHNVGSPLDVAHKYGPPPTSQESQQQQQSQQQQQSQPPGATPPPGIAMPKPHYQHDVQTPPLGRPFEPTGLMLKYGDPLAAKYGPPQDLKYPMPPVSQAGGPADVKPYGGENLIKSSPYGPPPESPIDASARSTPGQDSQGSNSNSQPPSMPPQPQQFQSPHPSPHMPSPAGGGLPPGMHPQNLIHGPPTGAPQPPPPPTSLHQPTPTAPGPPSLQHGLHPGHPGHPQLSVASSMPPSSIGIPPTLSTMAPSHMHPHLHPHAHLQGLHRPHDLPPSMHPHAPMPLSLQGHPPHGHGGLPQSHAPQQQQQQQPTGTVRTPSPAQQQQQPPRSLHDPQSSREPPSSQPSTTMAAGSSGGGPPPQQSPHAHRTSPLPGLSGSGPPPPGLIGHPMAIHPHLAHLPPGHPAHAALAHPGHHLLSHSIAGLGPGGGPIALLAGPGGLGGIPESALSRRTPPSHLPHASHASAAPLTPHSVASMTSSSMSLTTSTVPSSAFSRASPSVQISSGGGGGGPSSSGPGSVGLANSSAAAAAAAAAAAHRAASPASSVSSLSRQSPLHPVPQSPLSHHPSSSALSAAAAAVAERDRHALMRQQSPHMTPPPVSQASLMASPLSKMYAPQPGQRGLGTSPPPHLRPGASPPVIRHPQMPLPLPLIAPGGGIPQIGVHPGQSPYPHPLLHPSVFYSPHHHPFNSPYGYAPYGPGFPAYMKPPPQPGQLDPAAVMAAHHAGLQGPPPQQMRQDEQNAAAAAAAAAAAEKQHQAAAAAAAQQHKAPQQQPPGGMPPNKPPTPKTPQGPGGGMPPGMGGPGTPTGLPPGAYPGSHMPGYPQGPPHGSPFAPQDGQPHGLKPTSHMDALRAHAHSANSAGMGGGHHPTEPLPIDIEPDPEPEIPSPTHNIPRGPSPEAKPDDTECHRSQSAIFVRHIDRGDYNSCTRTDLIFKPVADSKLARKREERDRKLAEKERERRQQQQQQQQQQQQQQAAAAQQAAQQAKMKAELKPPYADTPALRQLSEYARPHVAFSPVEQMVPYHHPMGPMYRERELEEIKNAQAAAASQSRLDPHWMEYYRRSLSNHPHSGIHPSQFPLYANPAISQMERERLGIPPPHHVGLDPGEHMPQPPEAGFQLPPNVGQYPRPNMLIPREPHSDVLLRMSYADQLQYLQAAEFQRQSLHDQYFRQRPR; encoded by the exons ATGGCGGCCTCCACTCAAGGAGAAATTCGAGTGGGTCCCGGCCACCAGGTAAACGATGTCTAT GCAAAACTGCCCGATTATAATCCAATCTCAAGCTTCCCCATCGACAAGGAAACCGATGAACGTGAACTAGAGGAATCAAGATGGAGTCCAGGCGTTGTGGCCGATGGCGACTTGTTAATGTTCTTGCGTGCGGCTCGCTCGATGGCTGCATTTCAAGGAATGTGTGATGGCGGTTTAGAAGACGGTTGTTTGGCTGCCAGTCGCGACGACACCACAATAAACGCACTCGACGTG CTCCACGATTCTGGCTACGATCCAGGCAAAGCTCTACAAGCGCTCGTAAAGTGCCCCGTTTCCAAGGGCATCGACAAGAAGTGGACGGAGGACGAAACAAAGAAATTCATCAAGGGTCTGCGACAGTTCGGGAAGAACTTCTTCCGCATCCACAAGGACCTGCTGCCGCACAAGGACACGCCGGAGCTGGTCGAGTTCTACTATCTGTGGAAGAAGACGCCCGGCGCGAACAACAACAGGCCGCACAGGCGGCGTAGACAGAGCGCCCTGCGCCGCAATCGTGTCACGCGggccaacaacagcaacagcaacacaccTCCCAAGAAGGAGGACACTCCGGAACCACAAACTGCGACGACGGCGGCGACGGCGACGGCGACGGCAAGCGCGGCGTCCGAGACGGCGAGTCGCTCCTCGCCCGCTGTCTCCAAGGAGGAGAACAGCTCGCTCACCGAGGACGACGCCAGCGAGTGCGACAGTGATTCGAGTCTGACCCACAAAAGGGATGAATCACCCTCAAGGATGAGGACGCGAAATAAGCAAcagaacagcaacagcagcaaccagaacagcagcaacaccaccagcagcagcagcagcagcggcggcggcagcaacaacgccGCTTCCGGCAACGCCACTTCCATAGGCAGCGGTTCGAGCGGCGGCGGTGCCGCTGGCGGCAACAGCTCCTCGTCCAAGGACCAGTCAGCCAACGCCAACGCCGTGGCTAATGGCAAGAGGCCCAAGCGAGGCTCCGAAACACCGGATGTGGCCGGCGGCGGAGCCTCGGTCGATAGTCCCAAGACGCCGACGAAAGCGGTGGCCGAGAGTTCGGCCAACAAGCGCAAGGGCGGCAAGCAGGATACGCCCAACAAGAAGAAGCGAACGGAACAGGAGGAACGCAGCAGCGAGCCAGCGAGTGCCCAGGAGGAGCCGAATGCCGTCAAGGAGAAGTCGCGCAAGCGACCGGACAGCCCGGTGGAGAGCATGAACTCGGACAGCCGGCCGGACTCGGTGCTCGACGATGGCGAGTCGAATACGACGGACACCACCACCGCCGAGCAGCAGTCCACCAAGGACAGCAAGGAGACGACGGTCAGCTGCAAGGAGGAGCGCGATATGATCACCAACAGTGATCTGGAGGCCAAGGCGGAGGAAGCGAAGGCCTTCAAGGCGGAGGCTTTGGCGGCGGAGGACAGCAAGGATAGCGCCATTAAGAACATGGACGAGGAGACGAATATCCAGGCGCCGAGCAGTCTGGATGCGAGTTCGGTGGAGGGACCCCCTGTGGTCAATCCCGTGGCGCCGCCCATTACCATGAAGGTGCCCACAATTGCCACTGTGGAGGCGCTGAATGCTTCGGTGGATCGCAAGGAGGCCATCGAGAAAATGGAGTCCTGCGACAGCGATCCAGAGATGCTCAAGAAGCTGGCCACCATCAAGCAGGAGGTTtctccgcagcagcagcaccagcagcagcagcaatcccaacagcagcagttgcaacaGCAACTTGCTCCCATGGGCATTCAGCCACCTCCAATTAGCGCCCCCTCAGAATCGATCTACATCAAGAAGGAGCCCATGGAGGACTCCATGGACGCCACCTGCAATCAGAACAGCAACGAGCCGCAGGATCTCAAGGTGAAGATCGAGATTAAGAATGAGGATGCACTGAAGCACAGTGCGGGAGGAGGTCTGCCGCCCACGGGACCAGGTGCACCACATCCGCTCTCCGGAGCTCCCGTAGAAAGTAATCAGGAGCCGCTGCACCTGCAACATCTGCCTCCGCAACCGCCTCCTGGCTACCTGATCGATGGCCAGCTGAAGTACGGACCACCGGGACAGGGAGTGCCGCCGCAGCCACCGCAGCTGCATAGCGATGCGGCTGGAGGAGCACCGCCCGGAGCAGCGCCTACAACGCCGCAGAAATACCCCCCCGAGCTGGAGATGAAGTTTGCTCCCCAGGATCTCAAGTAtccaccaccgccaccgctGGATGCACTCAAGTACAGCCAGGAGAtgcaggcggcggcggctgcagCGGCTGCTGCCGGCAAGTACGACATGAAGTACATGATGGAGCAGCAGGGCAAGTATCCCGTGGAGTTGTCCGCTGCCCATCAGCCGCCTAGCAAGCCGGGCTACCAGGATTCGCTAAAGATTCCCGATGTAAAGGCCGGCTTTGGTCACCTGCCGCACAACGTGGGCTCTCCGCTGGACGTGGCCCACAAATACGGACCGCCACCCACATCCCAAGagtcccagcagcagcagcaatcgcagcagcagcagcagtcgcagCCGCCGGGAGCCACACCTCCGCCTGGCATCGCCATGCCCAAGCCGCACTACCAGCACGACGTGCAGACGCCTCCCTTGGGACGACCCTTCGAGCCCACTGGCTTGATGCTCAAGTACGGCGATCCATTGGCGGCTAAGTACGGTCCGCCGCAGGATCTCAAGTACCCCATGCCACCGGTTTCGCAGGCAGGAGGACCTGCGGACGTGAAGCCCTATGGCGGCGAGAATCTGATCAAATCCTCGCCTTACGGGCCTCCGCCCGAGAGTCCAATCGACGCCTCTGCGCGCTCTACTCCTGGCCAAGATAGCCAGGGCAGCAATAGTAATTCGCAGCCGCCGTCGATGCCACCGCAACCGCAGCAGTTCCAGTCGCCGCATCCCTCGCCGCACATGCCTTCGCCAGCGGGAGGTGGCCTGCCGCCGGGAATGCATCCGCAAAATCTCATCCACGGCCCGCCAACAGGCGCCCCTcagccgccgccaccgcccaCGTCGTTGCATCAGCCCACGCCGACGGCTCCAGGTCCTCCAAGTCTACAGCATGGCCTGCATCCCGGACATCCGGGACACCCGCAACTGTCGGTGGCTTCATCGATGCCCCCGAGCTCCATTGGCATACCTCCCACGCTCTCGACGATGGCGCCCTCGCACATGCATCCTCACCTTCATCCGCACGCCCATCTGCAGGGTCTCCATCGGCCGCACGATCTGCCACCCAGTATGCATCCGCATGCTCCGATGCCGCTGTCGCTCCAGGGACATCCGCCACATGGTCACGGTGGACTGCCGCAGTCGCATgctccccagcagcagcagcagcaacagccaaCTGGCACGGTGCGTACGCCATCAcctgcccagcagcagcagcagccgccgagGTCTCTGCACGATCCGCAATCCTCGCGGGAGCCGCCCAGCTCGCAGCCCTCGACCACGATGGCAGCGGGATCGAGTGGCGGCGGCCCACCGCCGCAACAGTCGCCGCATGCGCATCGCACATCGCCGTTGCCCGGGCTCTCGGGTAGTGGTCCTCCGCCGCCGGGACTCATTGGGCATCCGATGGCCATACACCCGCACCTGGCCCACCTGCCACCGGGTCATCCGGCCCACGCAGCGCTCGCCCATCCGGGACACCATCTGCTCTCGCATTCGATAGCAGGCCTGGGACCGGGCGGTGGACCCATCGCCTTGCTAGCCGGACCCGGTGGCCTGGGAGGTATTCCCGAGTCCGCTCTCAGTCGCCGCACCCCGCCCTCTCACCTGCCACACGCCTCGCACGCCTCCGCGGCCCCGCTGACGCCGCATTCGGTGGCCAGCATGACCTCCAGCAGCATGTCGCTGACCACCAGCACGGTGCCATCGTCTGCCTTCAGTCGCGCCAGTCCCAGCGTACAGATCTCGagcggtggaggaggaggaggaccaaGCTCCTCAGGACCCGGCAGCGTTGGACTGGCCAACTCctcggcagcggcggcggcggctgcagCGGCAGCTGCCCATCGAGCGGCCTCGCCGGCGTCCAGCGTTAGCAGCCTGAGTCGCCAGAGCCCGCTGCATCCGGTGCCACAGTCGCCGCTCAGCCATCATCCCTCGTCCTCTGCGCTCTCCGCCGCGGCAGCCGCTGTGGCGGAAAGGGATCGGCATGCGCTGATGCGTCAGCAGTCGCCGCACATGACGCCACCGCCGGTGTCGCAGGCCTCGCTGATGGCCAGTCCGCTGAGCAAGATGTACGCTCCTCAACCGGGTCAGCGGGGTTTGGGAACATCTCCGCCGCCGCATTTGCGGCCAGGAGCCTCGCCGCCGGTCATCCGCCATCCTCAGATGCCGCTGCCGTTGCCGCTGATTGCACCTGGCGGGGGAATTCCGCAGATTGGAGTGCATCCCGGGCAGTCGCCGTATCCGCACCCGCTGCTGCATCCCTCGGTCTTCTACTCGCCGCATCACCATCCCTTCAATTCGCCATATGGATATGCGCCCTATGGTCCTGGTTTTCCGGCCTACATGAAGCCGCCGCCACAGCCGGGACAACTTGACCCCGCTGCCGTGATGGCCGCTCACCATGCCGGATTGCAAGGTCCGCCGCCGCAGCAGATGCGTCAGGATGAGCAGAATGCAGCGgcggccgcagcagcagctgcagctgctgagAAGCAACACCAGGCGGCTGCAGCAGCGGCCGCCCAGCAGCACAAGGCGCCGCAGCAACAGCCGCCCGGCGGAATGCCACCGAACAAGCCGCCGACGCCAAAGACGCCGCAGGGTCCGGGCGGTGGGATGCCTCCCGGAATGGGTGGACCGGGAACACCGACGGGACTGCCGCCTGGTGCCTACCCCGGCAGCCATATGCCGGGATATCCACAGGGACCGCCGCATGGATCGCCCTTCGCGCCGCAAGATGGTCAGCCTCACGGTCTGAAGCCCACGTCGCACATGGACGCCCTGCGAGCGCACGCACACTCGGCCAATTCGGCGGGAATGGGCGGCGGACATCATCCCACGGAGCCAT tgcCCATTGATATTGAGCCGGATCCGGAGCCAGAGATTCCCAGTCCCACGCACAACATACCACGTGGTCCCAGTCCCGAAGCGAAACCGGACGACACCGAGTGCCATCGCTCTCAGTCTGCCAT ATTTGTGCGCCACATCGATCGTGGGGATTACAACTCATGCACGAGAACGGATTTGATCTTCAAGCCGGTGGCCGACTCAAAGTTGGCTCGCAAGCGCGAAGAGCGCGACCGCAAGCTGGCCGAAAAGGAGCGAGAGCGGCGTCAG cagcagcaacaacagcaacagcagcagcaacaacagcaggcaGCAGCCGCTCAACAGGCGGCGCAGCAGGCCAAGATGAAGGCGGAGCTGAAGCCGCCGTATGCGGATACGCCAGCACTGCGCCAACTGTCGGAGTACGCTCGTCCCCACGTCGCCTTCAG TCCTGTTGAGCAGATGGTGCCATATCATCATCCAATGGGCCCCATGTACAGAGAGAG GGAACTGGAAGAGATCAAGAACGCACAAGCTGCTGCGGCGAGTCAATCCCGACTAGATCCGCACTGGATGGAGTACTATCGACG ATCTCTTTCCAACCATCCCCACAGCGGCATCCACCCCTCGCAGTTCCCCCTGTATGCGAATCCCGCGATATCGCAGATGGAGAGGGAGCGTCTGGGAATTCCACCTCCGCACCATGTGGGGTTGGACCCGGGCGAGCACATG CCGCAACCACCGGAGGCCGGTTTCCAACTGCC